GCAAGGTCTTCACCTGCTTTACTCCCAGTGATTTTTGCCAAGCTAAAGTGGTTTGGCACACGATAGAAACAGGCCACCAAACAGTCCCGTAACAAAAagcaagacaagacaagacatttCAGTTGTCTATCAAGGCATCAGATTTCTGGACCTAAACCTCGATTTTTATTGTAGTAagaatctgtttttatttttcttaagtgCACAAGACTTTGTGAAGAGCTCCACTCTGAACACATTCACATTTGACTGCTCTGAATTTTTATCAAATTCTAATGAACGTTATGGTTCCCTTTTCACTGTATTAAaagctttaaatcaagattgaagtCAGGGTCCTACATCTCAGGCAGAAGTCAATATTAGTCCTAATGAAGGGAATATAACACCTTTAACCTCCTATCTGCATCAATTGTTAAGATCCTCAATTCTTTTCTTATGGAAAAAAAGAAGCGATCTGATGTTTTACTGCATTTATAGTTAGCTATCATTGGTAATGAGAAATGCgtaagtgctcagcattgcatTTTACCTTCAAAATAAAAGGACTGCAATAGTACTGTTTAGGTCAATAGACTAAAATCAAAACATAAGATTCCTGAAAACAGTCAGCCATCATACCTGAAGATTCTTCTTCCTGTGGAAGACAATTGACTTTGCCTTGACTTTTCTGTCCTTAATATCCACTTTGTTGCCACACAACACTATAGGGATGTTTTCACATACTCGTACCAGATCTCTATGCCAGTTAGGTACATTCTTGTATGTAACTCTTGATGTTACATCAAACATGATGATGGCACACTGAGCTGAAAGATAAATAATATGAAAGCTTGAATTTATTGAAGTGTATACTAGCGCTGGATGAAAGATATATGAATGGGTGGTCCTCCTGTAAATACAACCCTCAGTTTGTCCACTCTATTTCACACTTCTAATTTTCTGCCTAAGAATTCTGTCAGGATACCTCCTGCTTAACAAGCAAAAAGAATATAGGAGTTCCTTAGGCCAGCCCAGGATTATTTGCCTGCTCACATCTTAGGACCCAATCCTACAAATGCTAAGGCACCCAGTAATTTTATTCATGCAAGTAATCCTATTGAAAACCATGGTATTACGTGGATAGGGCACACACAGAGGCTTCCCCAAGAAGTTTGATTTGCCCAAATATTTATCAAAAACATGATTCAAGTAGGTGTAAACCAGTCTCAGACAACCTATCCTGGTCTTGAGCTACTTGAGAGCTTATGGTACGTATCTCAGGATGACCTTGTGTCTCCCACCCTAGTCCAAGGAGCTTTTCAAAGAACAAAGAGGCCAGACTTTGCTCCTCATATTTCTAAAGGCAGGTAAGAGGACAAACTCTTTAAAGATGTTCTGCAAAGAATTAAATACACTCAACTGAGTCAAATACATAAGGAATTTAGaaaaatttaaagggaaaaaactcCTGTTTAATGCAGTTTCCAATTCTCTTTAAGGGGGCAATTTAAGCCTGACAAGCGATTTCTTGATTAGTTTGTTATGCCATTTAACTTTACTGGAAAGTTCCACAGATTATTAGAAAACAATATACAGAATAGCGTGACTACTTCCTCATGCTGACATGGCTACAATTTGCTTAGGGCAGGATGCTCTTTTTTTGTACAGCTATTGTCATATTTCTGACCCCTCCCTGTAAAGTTATGGTGGAGTTACCGTAAATATTGTGCAGTTTTACACTTACCCTGAATATAATAACCATCCCGCAGACCACCAAATTTCTCCTGACCAGCCGTGTCCCATACATTAAATTTAATAGGGCCTCTGTTAGTGTGGAACACCAGAGGATGGACTTCAACACCCAGTGTAGCTgcaattaaaacattaaaatttagAAACTGCTTATGTAATATTTGAAACTAGTACTAGAATTCTCCAAGTGTTTAAACATACCTACATACTTCTTTTCAAATTCACCAGTCAAATGACGTTTTACAAATGTTGTTTTACCAGTACCACCATCACCAACCAAGACAAGCTGTTGAAAGATTTCAGAAAACAAATCaagccaaacacattttaaagtctctttatataaaatatatcaatctcccctgttttttccaccaaatgcatccgatgaagtgagctgtagctcacgaaagcttatgctctaataaatttgttagtctctaaggtgccacaagtactccttttctttttgcaaatacagactaacacggctgctactctgaaacctttataaaaCTACTGTCACCTATTAACCACTTTTaggtaatttttaattaaaacacaaatcCTACAAATTTCTCCATATAGGGGGATTacattgttttgggttttttttaagttacaagCTACCTAAAAGCAGTTAATGGCCAACTTGTTATATATTTCATTCTTTGACATTACCTCAATTTCAAGTTGCCTTATGCAACACCACATAGCTTTCAATGAAAAGAAAAGTGTTAAATTTGGTTCTATCAGTTAGAGATTATTAAATCCAGATAAAAGAACATTCTAGATTTGGCCTTAGAGTGCAGGTTCTTTAAGAACATCTTTTTAGAATGTTGTTATCAGAtccaattttttgaaaaattgaaatggttCTATACAAGACCCTCTTACAGTGCTTGTAATTCAAACACTACAAGTGTTGGGCAAGCACATTAGAGCCACAGCATGAAGTTGACTTGCATTGTCCAAACCAAGAAATATGCAACAGTATTTgagttttagaaaagaaaaaactatttACCTTTCCTAGTGTTTAATAGGGCAttagataataaataaaaaagacaacCACGAACACCCAAGATTTATACACACTCTCTCAGACTCGTTGCTATAACACTGCACTAAACAGCAAACTACctcaaatgaagaaaaggagtacttgtggcaccttagagactaacaaatttattagagcataagctttcgttagctacagctcacttcatcaaggaatgcatccgatgaagtgagctgtagctcacgaaagctctaaggtgccacaagtactccttttctttttgcgaatacagactaacacggctgctactctgaaacctacctcaAATGAGTTTTTCCTGCCATCTAACGTTTCCACACAACACAGGAAAGAAATGGTAAGTTAGGAGACTACCTCAAAGCAAAAAAGTGACAAAGGAACTAGGGAGAGGAAGCATTTGGAAGTACTTTTAATTCATAATCGGCTTAGATTTTATGTTGCGCACCACAAcgattttaaaagtttaaacaaaCTACAATTCGAATTAGGAACAACAGCTAACATGCCTGGCATAATGGAAATTCACTCTAGGCCCTAGCTTGTGGAAACTTACTGTACAATGGTAAGTAGAGTAAAAACCTCCGCTCCAAACCCACGGCTGCGCTAACGCCAGCCAGGAACCATACATGAAGCTGCGCCAGCGAGTCAGACCTGCCCGCACAAGGCCAGCTCCTTACCTTAAACTGCACTTGGGGCTCTCCTTGGGCGGCCATGCTGGGTCTGCGGGAGAAATGGCAGCGTGAGCGCTCAGCCCGCCAGACAGCGCAGGGTCCGGTGCTCTGCGCTGCGGTCACCAGCCGCCTCCGGCGCGGAGGCCCGGGCTCCTCCCAGCCCGCCAACTGCCCGCGTGGTCCCGGCCCCATTCATCGGGACAGGAAGCGCCGCGCCGCATGGGGCGCGAGAATGAGCGATAATGGCGGCCGCACGCCCCCGCCCCTAGAGAGGGAGCCGCCTGAACCCCGCTTTCGCCAGGCCCGATACGGGGGGACTGAACCACGGGGCCTGCAAGGCGCCCCCAGGGGGAGACGAGCTTGGACTCGCCCCCGGGGGTGCCCGTCCCAGTTCCCGCCTTCCGCGCCGAGCCAACATCCCCCCGCTGAGGGGAGACCATCTCG
This window of the Dermochelys coriacea isolate rDerCor1 chromosome 15, rDerCor1.pri.v4, whole genome shotgun sequence genome carries:
- the RAN gene encoding GTP-binding nuclear protein Ran isoform X1, producing the protein MAAQGEPQVQFKLVLVGDGGTGKTTFVKRHLTGEFEKKYVATLGVEVHPLVFHTNRGPIKFNVWDTAGQEKFGGLRDGYYIQAQCAIIMFDVTSRVTYKNVPNWHRDLVRVCENIPIVLCGNKVDIKDRKVKAKSIVFHRKKNLQYYDISAKSNYNFEKPFLWLARKLIGDPNLEFVAMPALAPPEVVMDPALAAQYEQDLQIAQTTALPDEDDDL